Below is a window of Pseudodesulfovibrio sp. 5S69 DNA.
CGAGTCCGAATCCTTCAAGGGCCCCTCGGCCGTGATCAAATCCCACCACAACGTGGGCGGCCTGCCCGAGAAGATGAACCTCAAGCTGGTGGAACCCTTGCGCGAGCTGTTCAAGGACGAGGTGCGCCGCGCCGCTTATGAACTCGGCCTGCCCGAGCACATCATCTGGCGCCAGCCGTTCCCCGGTCCGGGCCTGTCCATCCGCGTCATCGGCGAAGTCACCGAGGAGCGGCTCCAGATCCTCCGCCTGGCCGACAAGATCGTCCAGAACGAGATGATCGCCGCGGACTGGTACCGCAAGGTCTGGCAGGGTTTCGCGGTGCTCCTGCCGCTCAAGACCGTTGGCGTCATGGGCGACGACCGGACCTACGAGAACGTCATCGCCCTGCGCATCGTCGATTCCCTGGACGCCATGACCGCGGACTGGTCCCGGCTCCCGTCGGAGCTGCTGGCCCGCATGTCCAACCGGATCATCCGGGAGGTCAAGGGCGTCAACCGGGTGGTTCTGGACATCTCCTCCAAGCCGCCGAGCACCATTGAGTGGGAATAGCCCTCGAAGATTAAACCGATTACCCAGGTGAGCATATGTTTGGAATAGGCGGACCCGAATTACTGATTATCTGCGTGGTGGCGCTCATCGTCATCGGCCCCCAGAAGCTGCCCGAGCTGCTCCGCTCTCTGGGCAAGGGCGTGGCCGAGTTCAAGCGCGTCGGCAACGAGGTCAAGTCCACCCTGGACGATGAGGTTACCAAGGCCGAGGCCGCTGCCCGCAAGAAGGAAGTGGACGCCGAGCTGGCCCGCCGCAAGGCCGAGAAGGCCAAGCAGGAGGCTGCCGCCGAGTCCCCGGCCCCCGAGGCGGAGTCCCCGGCCCCCGAAGCCCAGGCCGAAACGGCCGACAGCGTCGAGCCCGAAGAGAAAAAGGCCTAGGTCCCGATGAGTTCCGACAAAGACGACGTCAAAGGGCCCGAAGAGGAACCTGTTTCCAAGAAGACCATCGAGCCGGAAGAGGACCCGACCCTGATCGACGAGAGCCCGTCCCCGGACGACGGGGAAGGCGCTGAACCGGAAGAGTCCGCCGAGGCGGAGGCCGAGAAGGCTCCCGAAGACGCGGACGGTTCCGACGGGAGCGGCGAGGGCGGCGACGAGGTCGCCTCGCCCGAACCGCCCGAGGTGTACGCCGCGACGGCCGTTCCGGCCGAAGGTGGCGATGGCGGAGACGGCGGGGACGGTTCGGACGACGATCCGGCCGCAGAGCCCGATGACGAGCCCGAGGACGACGAGGAAGACGAGCCCGAAGAGCCCGAGGAGGGCGAGGGGGCCCAGATGTCCCTGCTCGACCATCTCGGCGAGCTGCGGTCCCGGCTGACCCGCGCGGCGCTGGCCGTGTGCGTGGGCATGGTCGCCTGTTATTCCTTTGCCGGGCAGATGTTCGACATCCTCATGCAGCCCATGGTGGACGTCTTCCAGAAACAGGCGGCGGCCACCGCTCCGTTGCTGACCCCGGAGTTTTACCAGCAGTTCGGCACGGTCTTCGAGAAGATGCTCTCCGCCAACGGGTTCAACCACCCCGAGCAGATGCAGATCTTCATGGCCGCCCTGCAAAAGGCGCTCATGGCCGTGGCCAGGGAAGGGCACTTTCAGTACACCTACCCGGCCGAGGCCTTTTTCGCGCACATCAAGATCTCCATCGTGGCCGGCATCTTCCTGGTCAGCCCGTACGTGTTCGCCCAGATCTGGGGCTTCATCGCCCCGGGGCTCTACTCGCACGAGCGCAAGTGGATGGTGCCCATGGCCCTGTTCTCCGGGATGTTCTTCACCGGCGGTGCGCTGTTCGGCTATTTCCAGGTCTTCCCCTATGCCTTTGAATTCTTTGCCGGGTTTTCCAACGCGGGCATTCAGTTCGTTCCCAAGCTCAACGAATACCTGAGTTTCTGCCTGAAGCTCCTGTTCGCCTTCGGCCTGGTTTTCGAGCTGCCCCTGTTCATCTTCTTCCTGGCCCGGCTGGGCATGGTCTCGTCCGCGGGATTGCGCAGGAAACGCAAGTACGCCATCCTGTGTGCCTTTGTCCTGGCGGCCATTCTGACCCCGCCCGATCCCTTCACCCAGTGTCTCATGGCCGGGCCTCTGGTCGTCCTTTACGAGGTCGGCATCTGGGTGGCCTACTTCTTCGGCAAGAAGGAGAAACGCCACCTCAAGAAGCAGGCCGAGGCCGAGGCAAAGGCCCAGGCCGAGCTGGACGCCGTTGCCGAAGAGGGTGGAGACGGAGACGGGGAAGAGACCCCCTAGCGACCGCAATCAGGGCGGGCATCGTAAAAGTCGGTGCCTGCCCTGTTTATTTTTCTAGTCTTTTCCTCTATGTATGGGGATGACGCTTACGTTCTACAGGAAAGGAGTGCGCCATGCGCCAGGCCACAGTGGCTCGGACCACCAAGGAAACGGACATATCGCTGACCCTGAACCTCGACGGTGAAGGCAAGGCGGCGGTGGACACCGGCATCGGGTTCGCCGACCACATGCTCACCCTGTGCGCCTTCTGGGCCGGGTTCGACCTGGACCTGACCTGCAAGGGCGACCTGGAGATCGACACCCACCACAGCCTGGAGGATATCGGGCTCTGCCTGGGCCAGGCTCTTGCCGAGGCCCTGGGCGACAAGCGGGGCATCAACCGCGTGGCCTCGGCCAAGGTCCCCATGGACGAGGCCCTGGCCGAAGTGGTCGTGGATCTCTCGGGCCGCCCCTACATCGTCTATGACGACGCCCTGTTGCCCGACCTTGTCGCGGGCGAAGAGAAGGACGTCTGGCGTGAATTTTTGAAGTCCCTGGCGTACAAAGCGGGCATGAACCTGCACGTCAAATTCGAGTACGGCCAAAACGGCCATCATCTGCTGGAAGCGGCCTTCAAGGCCCTGGGACTGGCTCTGTCTCGCGCGGCCACCGTCGGGCGCAAGGGGGTTTCCAGCACCAAAGGGAGTCTCGACTGATGAAACGTTCCGCTGTCTTTTTCGCCCTGGCCCTCACGGGCCTGGCCCTGCTGGCCCTGACAGGTTGCGGCAAGTCCACCCGGACGGCCGCCGTGCCGCGTCCCGAGGGCAGGCTGGCCGTGGCCGGGTTCACCAATCCCACCTACAACTGGGAACTCCTGGCGGGCTACCTCGACCAGGAAGGCAAGCCCGCGCCCGCAGGGACCATCGAGACTCTGGACATGATCCTGGCCGACACCCTGCAGCAGCACCAGGTCTTTGACTACATCACCCCGGACGCCGTCAGGCAGTGCGAGGACGTGGTCGTTTTCGAGGACTCCGGCAAGCCCCGCGTGTCCGCGTGGAAATACTGGCTCGGCGTGGGCAAGTGCATCCAGGCCGACTATCTGCTCGTCCCGCAGTTGACCACCTGGCGCGAGCGAGTCGGCAGCGACGCCGGCGTGGAGACCCCGGCCTCGGTGGCCATCGACTTCTATCTCATCGACGTCAAGAACGAGCGGATGATCCGCTCCCGCTACGAGGAGACCCAGCAGTCCCTGCTGGAGAACCTCTACAACGCCAAAAAGTTCGCCGCCCGCGGCGGCAAGTGGGTGACCGCCACCCGCCTGGCCCGCGACGGCATGGACGAGAAACTCACGGAACTCGGATTATGATTCTTTTTCCCGCTGTCGACATCAAGAACGGTGAATGCGTCCGCCTGGCCCAGGGCA
It encodes the following:
- the tatB gene encoding Sec-independent protein translocase protein TatB produces the protein MFGIGGPELLIICVVALIVIGPQKLPELLRSLGKGVAEFKRVGNEVKSTLDDEVTKAEAAARKKEVDAELARRKAEKAKQEAAAESPAPEAESPAPEAQAETADSVEPEEKKA
- the tatC gene encoding twin-arginine translocase subunit TatC — encoded protein: MSSDKDDVKGPEEEPVSKKTIEPEEDPTLIDESPSPDDGEGAEPEESAEAEAEKAPEDADGSDGSGEGGDEVASPEPPEVYAATAVPAEGGDGGDGGDGSDDDPAAEPDDEPEDDEEDEPEEPEEGEGAQMSLLDHLGELRSRLTRAALAVCVGMVACYSFAGQMFDILMQPMVDVFQKQAAATAPLLTPEFYQQFGTVFEKMLSANGFNHPEQMQIFMAALQKALMAVAREGHFQYTYPAEAFFAHIKISIVAGIFLVSPYVFAQIWGFIAPGLYSHERKWMVPMALFSGMFFTGGALFGYFQVFPYAFEFFAGFSNAGIQFVPKLNEYLSFCLKLLFAFGLVFELPLFIFFLARLGMVSSAGLRRKRKYAILCAFVLAAILTPPDPFTQCLMAGPLVVLYEVGIWVAYFFGKKEKRHLKKQAEAEAKAQAELDAVAEEGGDGDGEETP
- the hisB gene encoding imidazoleglycerol-phosphate dehydratase HisB, translating into MRQATVARTTKETDISLTLNLDGEGKAAVDTGIGFADHMLTLCAFWAGFDLDLTCKGDLEIDTHHSLEDIGLCLGQALAEALGDKRGINRVASAKVPMDEALAEVVVDLSGRPYIVYDDALLPDLVAGEEKDVWREFLKSLAYKAGMNLHVKFEYGQNGHHLLEAAFKALGLALSRAATVGRKGVSSTKGSLD